A single Dehalococcoidia bacterium DNA region contains:
- the nadB gene encoding L-aspartate oxidase — protein MLRYDYVVIGSGIAGLYAAMKAQQHGSVLVITKGPLEECNTRYAQGGIAAPIASDDSPAIHMEDTLKAGAGLCDSEAVRILTQEAADCIEDLIRFGVPFDTADGEIHLTLEGGHSRPRVLHAGGDATGKHIELTLGSVVRSSRVAVLENCLATALTVEDGVARGVSIMDVRTGSTEEVRSKYVVLATGGAGRLFSYTTNPEGATGDGVALAFQAGVELVDMEFYQFHPTALHLPGAPPFLISEALRGEGGILRNVRGERFMPRYTPQAELAPRDVVARAIVQEMQRTDSDRVLLDMTHLSPKHVRTRFPTISLYCAHYGLDIARDPIPVAPAAHYMIGGVGTSVWGEASTPGLYACGEVACTGVHGANRLASNSLLEGIVFARRVVERTAGGPTAKSAPAPIPVTRMTLPTRKKKARAGAAPSLQDVQRLMWRYGGMTRDGEGLTRACEQMAQWEPGSLQASDRSSYELRNLVVVGRLLSEAALARQESRGAHYRTDYPQTSPEWERRIIFRKEP, from the coding sequence ATGCTTCGCTACGACTACGTGGTCATCGGCTCCGGCATCGCGGGCCTGTACGCCGCCATGAAGGCCCAGCAGCACGGCAGCGTCCTGGTCATCACCAAGGGCCCGCTGGAGGAGTGCAACACCCGCTACGCCCAAGGGGGCATCGCCGCGCCCATCGCGTCGGACGACTCTCCCGCCATCCACATGGAGGACACGCTGAAGGCGGGCGCGGGCCTGTGCGACTCGGAGGCGGTCCGCATCCTTACCCAGGAGGCGGCGGACTGCATCGAGGACCTCATCCGCTTCGGCGTGCCCTTCGACACCGCCGACGGCGAGATTCATCTGACCCTTGAGGGCGGCCACTCCAGGCCGCGGGTGCTGCACGCGGGCGGCGACGCCACGGGCAAGCACATCGAGCTGACGTTGGGCAGCGTCGTCCGCTCGTCGCGGGTGGCCGTGCTGGAGAACTGCCTGGCGACGGCGCTGACGGTGGAGGACGGGGTCGCGCGCGGGGTGAGCATCATGGACGTGCGGACAGGCTCCACCGAGGAGGTCCGCAGCAAGTACGTGGTGCTGGCGACCGGCGGCGCGGGACGCCTGTTCAGCTACACGACGAACCCCGAAGGGGCGACCGGCGACGGCGTGGCCCTGGCCTTCCAGGCGGGCGTCGAGCTGGTGGACATGGAGTTCTACCAGTTCCATCCCACGGCGCTGCACCTGCCCGGCGCGCCGCCGTTCCTGATCAGCGAGGCGCTGCGCGGCGAGGGGGGCATCCTCCGCAACGTGCGCGGCGAGCGTTTCATGCCGCGGTACACGCCCCAGGCGGAGCTGGCCCCCCGCGACGTGGTGGCGCGGGCCATTGTCCAGGAGATGCAGCGGACGGACAGCGATCGGGTGCTGCTGGACATGACCCACCTCTCGCCGAAGCACGTGCGGACGCGCTTCCCCACCATATCCCTCTACTGCGCGCACTACGGCCTGGATATCGCCAGGGACCCCATTCCCGTGGCGCCCGCCGCGCACTATATGATCGGCGGCGTGGGCACCTCTGTCTGGGGTGAGGCCTCCACCCCCGGACTGTACGCCTGTGGAGAGGTGGCCTGCACGGGCGTCCACGGGGCGAACCGGCTGGCCAGCAATTCACTCCTGGAGGGCATCGTCTTCGCGCGGCGGGTTGTCGAGCGGACCGCCGGCGGCCCGACGGCCAAGTCGGCCCCGGCGCCTATTCCGGTCACGCGCATGACGCTGCCGACACGCAAGAAGAAGGCGCGCGCGGGGGCGGCCCCCTCTTTGCAGGATGTACAGCGCCTCATGTGGCGGTATGGCGGCATGACCCGGGATGGAGAGGGCCTGACCAGGGCCTGCGAGCAGATGGCTCAGTGGGAACCAGGCAGTCTTCAAGCCAGCGACCGGTCTTCCTACGAGCTGCGCAACCTGGTCGTCGTGGGGCGGCTGCTCAGCGAGGCCGCGCTGGCCCGGCAGGAGAGCCGCGGGGCGCACTATCGCACGGACTATCCGCAGACCTCGCCGGAGTGGGAGCGGCGCATCATCTTCCGCAAAGAGCCGTAG
- a CDS encoding ComEA family DNA-binding protein produces the protein MSDGLWLRVRLALFAVLALATVAGLAVFYVRLPRPEPVVVTLTPVAAATPGARPVVVYVSGAVHSTGVYTLRDGDRVARAVEAAGGFVPEADQARINLAALLKDGQQVHVPALAERTASAAATATGAATLAGLVNINTATADELKALPGIGDSYARAIVDYRTRNGPFQRPEDIVKVRGIGPQTYQRLKDLITVE, from the coding sequence ATGTCTGATGGGCTATGGCTCCGAGTCCGGCTTGCGCTTTTCGCCGTCCTTGCCCTTGCCACGGTGGCCGGGCTGGCGGTCTTCTACGTCCGGTTGCCCAGACCGGAGCCTGTCGTCGTCACGCTGACCCCCGTCGCGGCGGCCACGCCGGGAGCGCGTCCCGTGGTGGTGTACGTGAGCGGCGCGGTGCACAGCACGGGCGTCTATACGCTGCGCGACGGCGACCGGGTGGCGCGGGCGGTGGAGGCGGCGGGAGGCTTCGTGCCGGAGGCCGACCAGGCGCGCATAAATCTGGCGGCGTTGCTCAAGGACGGACAGCAGGTCCACGTGCCCGCCCTTGCCGAACGGACGGCGTCCGCCGCGGCGACCGCGACGGGCGCGGCGACGCTCGCGGGTCTCGTCAACATCAACACCGCGACGGCGGACGAGCTGAAGGCGCTGCCCGGGATCGGCGACAGCTACGCGCGGGCGATCGTGGACTACCGGACGCGGAACGGCCCGTTCCAGCGCCCGGAGGACATCGTCAAGGTGCGGGGCATCGGCCCCCAGACCTACCAGCGGCTCAAGGACCTGATTACGGTCGAGTAG
- a CDS encoding CaiB/BaiF CoA-transferase family protein produces MASGPLDGIRVIDFSRFMIGPLCTTILGDMGADVIMIEDPLSRSAAAGWYNQRANDERRLYGALQRNKRSIFLDLKQPQGREILHKLVKSADVVVDEFRPGAMKRLGADYPTLKKLNPRIVACSMSGYGQTGPYRDIPGFDPNWLAVSGFLDLYGASNGEYVLPGAPVGDYTCTMFGVVGIMMALYMREKTGKGQFVDVGAADALTYWVGARHWPLWLAEGKKPLRGKRCTNIWRTRDGGHMVFSFGMKVFWDRFVEATGIDKKYLDYWEDRGSGEVVDYLPNAARIKERIAESNAAVQKAMLTHTRDEWARIFKKADVCFSPVYDLAESINDPHLKARGMAVEFKHPSGKKVIQVGNPIKLSGASSSIRLPAPRAGEHTAAVLKELGFSGKDVQALNKAGVIG; encoded by the coding sequence ATGGCATCGGGACCTCTCGACGGCATCCGGGTCATTGACTTCTCGCGGTTCATGATCGGCCCGCTGTGCACCACCATTCTGGGCGACATGGGTGCGGACGTGATTATGATCGAGGACCCTCTGTCGCGGTCGGCGGCGGCCGGCTGGTACAACCAACGGGCGAACGACGAGCGCCGCCTCTACGGCGCCCTGCAGCGCAACAAGCGCAGCATCTTCCTTGACCTGAAACAGCCGCAGGGTCGCGAAATCCTGCACAAGCTGGTGAAGAGCGCCGACGTGGTGGTGGACGAGTTCCGGCCCGGCGCGATGAAGCGGCTGGGCGCGGACTACCCCACGCTCAAGAAGCTCAACCCGCGCATCGTCGCCTGCTCCATGAGCGGCTACGGACAGACCGGCCCCTACCGCGACATCCCCGGCTTCGACCCGAACTGGCTGGCCGTCTCCGGCTTCCTTGACCTGTACGGCGCCTCCAACGGGGAGTACGTGCTGCCCGGCGCGCCCGTCGGCGACTACACCTGCACCATGTTCGGCGTGGTGGGCATCATGATGGCGCTGTACATGCGGGAGAAGACGGGCAAGGGCCAGTTCGTTGACGTCGGCGCCGCGGACGCTCTCACCTACTGGGTCGGCGCGCGTCACTGGCCGCTCTGGCTGGCGGAGGGCAAGAAGCCGCTGCGGGGCAAGCGCTGCACGAACATCTGGCGCACCAGGGACGGCGGGCACATGGTCTTCTCCTTCGGCATGAAGGTCTTTTGGGACCGCTTCGTCGAGGCGACCGGCATCGACAAGAAGTACCTGGACTACTGGGAGGACCGCGGCTCCGGCGAGGTGGTGGACTACCTCCCGAACGCCGCGCGCATCAAGGAGCGCATCGCCGAGTCGAACGCCGCCGTCCAGAAGGCCATGCTCACCCACACGCGGGACGAGTGGGCGCGCATCTTCAAGAAGGCGGACGTCTGCTTCAGCCCGGTGTACGACCTGGCCGAGAGCATCAATGACCCCCACCTCAAGGCGCGCGGGATGGCGGTGGAGTTCAAGCACCCCAGCGGCAAGAAGGTCATTCAGGTGGGGAACCCCATCAAGCTGTCCGGCGCGTCCAGCTCCATCCGGCTGCCCGCGCCCAGGGCCGGTGAGCACACCGCCGCTGTGCTGAAGGAGTTGGGCTTTTCGGGGAAGGATGTCCAGGCGCTTAACAAAGCGGGCGTCATCGGCTAG